Proteins encoded by one window of Antechinus flavipes isolate AdamAnt ecotype Samford, QLD, Australia chromosome 4, AdamAnt_v2, whole genome shotgun sequence:
- the TDRD6 gene encoding tudor domain-containing protein 6 isoform X2 yields the protein MCSTPGLPSPGAPITLRVSFVDVHPEVIPVQLWGLVGDRREEYVRLGHDIQMAAAAVAARTRAMSAASPGELCLVQLGPRWHRCRVVSRQAQECRVFLLDEGRTVTANSAALAPGRNEFFHLPSEVLGCVLTGLVPLGGGGGGEPQQWSRGAVDFLGHLQGKEIQGRVQDVLLPQRLVLLEVPTVFQQMQDLGLARQVPDSLFRSLLKRYINAAGASVLLPRALPKQEPPQLLDYFYPQLQLGVTEPVVVTQVCHPHRIHCQLRSLSQEIRRLSDSMAHAYRATGTGDESGRSSSWEEREENPDKPGSPCAACGLDGQWYRAQLLENFRPQRCAQVLHVDYGRKELVSCGSLRYLLPEYFRMPVVTYPCALYGLWDGGRGWSRSQVGDLKALILGQAVNAKIEFYSSFEHVYYVTLYGEDGINLNCAFGVQACCLADRLLQSPGLEEEDGKEESETEEGMEDDLSSPALKTVRLKANSFYDAQVEFVKDPSEFWIRLRKHIGPFGKLVRSMCNFYSSRKVDGLALQPVPDHLCCAKWKEHGYYRAVVTRLVGDKSVEVHLVDRGNTETVGFYDVKMLLPQFRQLPAVALKCCLADIWPLGESWSREAISYFKKTVLHKELVIHVLDKQDSQYVIEILDESRMGEENVSKLIAQAGYAKYQEFEMTDIRPPAHSPGQIPHQLSADCNRVSSAKKVGIGQWGKKDDKPLVSEVVTDRTIVTKSSFNEPVVQATEKTRNMPIYSPLVQNYLEIKPASSCKGQLEVGSTVEVKVSYVESPGYFWCQLTRNLQGLRTLMCKIQDFCKNSATPYQGISPACLAKRTINGKWSRALIINGTPSADNAKVIFVDYGNKEVVPMKNICSINDEFIKLKAQAFRCSLYNLIQPAGQNPFVWDERAIRAFKEFVDNAWEDNLELKCTIFALAAINNKELFNVVDLLTPFQSACRYLTEIGFARQVRLQKPLASSMQLHSYYYSTHDIKIGSEEAVFVTHVDGPWTFYCQLARSSGVLEQLSSDICRLSKVLQHSKTSSSSPGILCLAKYSDQNWYRGIVTGKEPNKVFFVDFGNVHVVTNEDLLPIPGDAYDLLLLPMQAVKCSLSDVYDNTPKEISGWFEEAVLDKSLKALVVAKDPDGRLIIELYDGSVQINAKINEKLGLLGYRGPKKLENEELLSSAETLKEVKNENRKLLAGHSSKTANKLCTSEIQGESCKPKISLACKELKNLQSSTKVGLLTHYQESVGNQHNQVSHLSDKIENPVQPSAHVSERNKDLLLKFCDLPQKSIVPGFKTKVYVSHINDLTDFYIQLADDEDELASISEKLNDDKIRGECFAGQPLKKGDLICAVFPEDDLRYRAVVKEQSGDLVTVQFIDYGNTSVVNVSKLSRLQKVNALVPGMSIHCTLGGLHILPTKNQCQELYFSERTGEAQINCEFVMKSEDKWDVLLTDEQGVISEDMISKFISSSKSTSTQLNTATNPETLSDPPPPPPPPPPPPPPPPPPPPPPLLRLPPLPLIPLPLPPEESGDPGKTNVKLLNWYLPEVNKIKVYATVIDGPEYFWCQFADTKVLDCLDPQVQAAGEHAAVCADCISVIQSGVACIVKYSEDGRFYRGLVTDVLDGDLISVRLVDFGNAVNFGRNVLWNIPGNLLNVNMQCFPCCLSGYNVLEGVCSFEENDYFYEIATEGVLELTILEIKKDVCDIPLAVVQLKYEGENLNEKMMKFSSQFCKADKEFPKTSCENKLREADTPMPLSIDVGSKPNKVAQDGLLYVEPPGDIFRVSSGLNHVETKPSPVFESEAITAFVPAVGQPSKGNTGDIREKCCLAETLKFDSNKNLIKGLETLLPRIETKEILELNSLEVPFSLEESKEFLELESIELQLSITGEEAKEMDLEPPMAQISQGCDSKMTLEQFTAQLSNDSKSEQLELEPPIVPLSLDKETHPFSKTSQKSQETLCSEDSGEPNHLKPFGRCKMHSKTETAHNLYKEVFTEYKNRLAVESLTHLLPEEEIKTEENHGNALTDHATAQIENTYTLEGFTIGSKCVVWSSLRNTWSECQILEIADEGTKVLNLSNGMEEIVNPENVWNGIPKLNNSPSEMDLCLHFAEL from the exons ATGTGCTCCACACCCGGCCTGCCCAGCCCTGGCGCCCCCATTACGCTGCGTGTCTCCTTCGTGGACGTGCACCCGGAGGTGATCCCCGTGCAGCTGTGGGGGCTGGTGGGCGACCGGCGGGAGGAATACGTGCGCCTGGGCCACGACATTCAGATGGCCGCGGCAGCGGTGGCGGCCCGGACCCGGGCGATGTCGGCTGCCAGTCCTGGTGAGCTGTGCCTCGTGCAGCTGGGGCCCCGCTGGCATCGCTGCCGCGTGGTCAGCCGTCAAGCACAGGAATGCAGGGTCTTCCTCCTGGACGAAGGTCGCACAGTCACGGCCAACTCGGCAGCCCTTGCCCCCGGCCGCAACGAGTTCTTCCACCTGCCGTCAGAAGTGCTGGGCTGCGTGCTGACCGGCCTGGTGCCGCTGGGAGGAGGTGGAGGCGGGGAGCCCCAGCAATGGTCCCGCGGCGCGGTGGATTTCCTTGGCCATCTCCAGGGCAAGGAGATACAGGGCCGAGTGCAGGATGTGCTGCTTCCCCAGCGCCTGGTGTTGCTGGAGGTGCCCACCGTGTTTCAGCAAATGCAGGACCTGGGCCTAGCCCGACAGGTGCCTGACAGTCTCTTTCGATCCCTGCTGAAGCGGTACATCAACGCAGCAGGGGCCTCGGTGCTTCTCCCTCGGGCCCTGCCCAAGCAGGAACCGCCGCAGCTGTTGGATTACTTCTACCCCCAGCTGCAGCTGGGCGTCACGGAGCCCGTGGTGGTGACCCAGGTGTGCCACCCTCACCGTATCCACTGCCAGCTCCGCAGCCTTTCTCAGGAGATCCGCCGGCTGTCTGACAGCATGGCCCATGCCTATCGGGCCACAGGTACCGGGGATGAAAGTGGGAGAAGCAGCAgctgggaggagagggaggagaaccCTGACAAGCCCGGCTCCCCTTGCGCTGCTTGTGGCCTGGACGGACAATGGTACCGTGCGCAGCTGCTGGAGAATTTTCGACCTCAGCGCTGTGCCCAAGTGCTACATGTAGACTATGGGAGGAAAGAGCTAGTGAGCTGTGGTAGTCTGAGATATTTGCTTCCTGAATATTTTCGAATGCCAGTAGTTACCTATCCCTGTGCTTTGTATGGACTCTGGGATGGTGGACGAGGCTGGTCTCGTTCCCAAGTAGGAGACCTCAAGGCCCTGATCCTAGGTCAGGCAGTGAATGCCaaaattgaattttatagttCCTTTGAACACGTGTATTATGTTACCTTATATGGAGAGGACGGGATTAATCTCAACTGTGCTTTCGGGGTCCAGGCCTGCTGTCTGGCGGACAGACTTCTCCAGAGCCCAGGCCTGGAAGAAGAGGATGGGAAGGAGGAATCTGAAACTGAGGAGGGGATGGAAGATGACCTGTCCTCCCCAGCCCTGAAAACTGTGCGCCTGAAGGCTAATTCTTTCTATGATGCCCAGGTGGAATTTGTTAAAGATCCCTCAGAGTTTTGGATCAGATTGAGAAAACACATTGGCCCCTTTGGCAAGTTAGTGAGGAGTATGTGTAACTTCTACTCATCGAGAAAGGTGGATGGGTTAGCCTTGCAGCCTGTGCCTGACCATCTCTGCTGTGCCAAGTGGAAAGAGCATGGGTATTATAGGGCTGTGGTCACTAGATTGGTGGGGGACAAAAGTGTGGAGGTGCACTTGGTAGATCGTGGCAATACAGAGACAGTGGGTTTCTATGATGTAAAAATGCTGCTTCCCCAGTTCAGGCAGCTCCCAGCAGTGGCACTGAAGTGCTGTCTAGCTGATATCTGGCCCCTAGGGGAAAGTTGGAGCCGAGAAGCAATTTCCTATTTCAAAAAAACAGTGCTGCACAAGGAGTTGGTCATTCATGTTCTTGATAAGCAGGATAGCCAGTATGTCATTGAAATTCTTGATGAATCAAGGATGGGGGAAGAAAATGTAAGCAAATTGATTGCCCAGGCTGGATATGCCAAATATCAAGAATTTGAGATGACTGACATCAGGCCACCGGCCCATTCCCCAGGGCAAATTCCACATCAACTAAGTGCTGACTGTAACAGAGTGTCTTCTGCCAAGAAAGTTGGAATAGGACAGTGGGGAAAGAAAGATGACAAGCCTCTAGTTTCAGAGGTTGTGACTGACAGAACAATTGTTACAAAAAGCTCTTTCAATGAACCGGTTGTGCAGGCAACAGAGAAAACTAGAAATATGCCCATCTATTCTCCGCTAGtacaaaattatttggaaattaagCCGGCCTCTTCCTGTAAAGGTCAGTTAGAAGTTGGGAGCACAGTAGAAGTCAAAGTGTCATATGTTGAAAGCCCTGGATATTTCTGGTGTCAGCTGACCAGAAACCTCCAAGGTCTCAGAACCCTAATGTGTAAAATTCAGGATTTTTGCAAGAATTCTGCAACTCCATACCAGGGAATCAGTCCAGCTTGCTTGGCGAAGCGTACTATTAATGGGAAATGGTCCAGAGCTTTGATTATTAATGGAACTCCTTCTGCTGACAATGCCAAAGTAATATTTGTTGACTATGGAAATAAAGAGGTAGTCCCTATGAAGAATATCTGTTCAATCAATGATGAATTTATAAAGTTAAAGGCTCAAGCTTTTAGATGCAGCCTTTACAATTTAATTCAACCAGCTGGTCAGAATCCCTTTGTTTGGGATGAAAGAGCAATCCGAGCTTTTAAAGAATTTGTAGATAATGCCTGGGAAGATAATCTGGAGTTGAAATGCACAATTTTTGCCCTTGCagcaataaataataaagaactcTTTAATGTGGTAGACTTACTAACTCCTTTTCAAAGTGCTTGCCGCTACCTAACAGAAATTGGGTTTGCAAGACAAGTTAGACTTCAGAAACCTCTAGCGTCCTCCATGCAACTCCATTCCTACTATTATTCCACACATGACATCAAAATTGGAAGTGAAGAAGCTGTTTTTGTAACACATGTTGATGGACCTTGGACCTTTTATTGCCAGCTTGCAAGGAGTTCAGGTGTGCTAGAGCAGTTGTCAAGTGATATTTGTCGATTAAGCAAAGTCTTACAGCATTCAAAAACATCTTCCTCAAGTCCTGGGATCTTGTGCCTTGCAAAATATAGTGACCAGAATTGGTATAGAGGAATAGTTACAGGCAAAGAACcaaacaaagttttttttgttgACTTTGGGAATGTTCATGTGGTTACAAATGAAGACTTGCTTCCCATCCCAGGTGATGCCTATGATCTATTACTTTTGCCTATGCAAGCTGTGAAATGTTCTTTGTCTGATGTCTATGATAATACTCCTAAAGAAATTTCAGGTTGGTTTGAAGAGGCTGTACTAGACAAATCGCTGAAGGCTTTAGTTGTAGCAAAAGATCCAGATGGAAGGTTGATTATTGAATTGTATGATGGTAGTGTTCAGATTAATgctaaaataaatgagaagttgGGTTTACTAGGTTACAGAGGgccaaagaaattagaaaatgaagagTTGCTCTCTTCAGCTGAAACCcttaaagaagtaaaaaatgaaaacaggaaaTTACTTGCTGGACATTCCAGCAAAACAGCAAACAAATTATGCACATCCGAGATCCAGGGAGAATCATGCAAACCTAAAATCAGTTTAGCATGTAAGGAATTAAAAAACTTACAAAGTTCAACCAAGGTAGGCTTGTTAACTCATTATCAGGAATCTGTGGGAAATCAACATAATCAAGTATCCCACCTATCTGATAAAATAGAGAATCCTGTTCAGCCTTCTGCACATGTCTCAGAGAGGAATAAGGACTTACTGCTTAAATTTTGTGATCTGCCTCAAAAAAGTATTGTGCCTGGTTTTAAAACTAAGGTATATGTTTCCCATATTAATGATCTAACAGACTTTTATATTCAACTAGCTGATGATGAGGATGAACTTGCAAGtatttcagagaagttaaatgatgatAAAATAAGAGGTGAATGTTTTGCTGGACAACCTCTGAAAAAAGGAGACTTGATATGTGCAGTTTTTCCAGAGGATGATTTAAGGTATCGGGCTGTAGTCAAAGAGCAGTCTGGTGACCTTGTCACTGTACAATTTATAGACTATGGGAACACTTCAGTGGTCAATGTTAGCAAACTAAGCAGGCTTCAGAAAGTTAATGCCTTAGTTCCAGGGATGAGCATTCACTGTACCCTGGGTGGGCTTCATATCCTGCCGACCAAAAACCAATGTCAAGAGCTTTACTTTTCAGAGAGAACAGGTGAGGCTCAGATAAATTGTGAATTTGTCATGAAATCTGAAGATAAGTGGGATGTTTTGCTTACAGATGAACAGGGTGTAATATCAGAAGATATGATAAGCAAATTTATATCTAGTTCGAAATCAACTTCTACCCAGTTAAATACAGCTACCAATCCAGAGACTCTATCagaccctcctcctcctccccctcctccacctcctccgcctccacctcctcctcctccacctcctccccccctccttcgtctccctcctcttcctcttattccccttcctcttccccctgaGGAATCAGGAGATCCTGgcaaaacaaatgttaaattgCTCAACTGGTATCTTCCAGAAGTAAATAAGATAAAAGTCTATGCTACTGTGATTGATGGACCAGAGTATTTTTGGTGTCAGTTTGCTGACACAAAAGTCCTTGACTGCTTGGATCCCCAGGTACAGGCTGCAGGAGAACATGCAGCAGTCTGTGCAGACTGCATTTCAGTTATTCAGTCAGGTGTGGCCTGTATTGTTAAATACAGTGAAGATGGACGTTTTTATAGGGGACTTGTTACTGATGTGCTAGATGGAGACCTCATATCAGTCAGGCTTGTGGACTTCGGGAATGCTGTAAATTTTGGCAGAAATGTCCTTTGGAATATCCCTGGCAACCTCCTGAATGTTAATATGCAGTGCTTCCCCTGTTGTCTATCAGGGTATAATGTTTTAGAAGGTGTATGTTCTTTTGAagaaaatgactatttttatGAAATAGCTACAGAAGGAGTTTTAGAGCTTACTATTTTAGAGATCAAAAAGGATGTCTGTGATATCCCACTGGCAGTAGTTCAATTAAAGTATGAAGGTGAAAACCTTAAtgagaaaatgatgaaattttcTAGTCAATTCTGTAAAGCTGATAAGGAATTCCCAAAGACTTCATGTGAAAACAAACTGAGGGAAGCAGACACTCCCATGCCTCTCAGTATTGATGTTGGAAGTAAACCTAACAAAGTTGCACAAGATGGCTTGCTGTATGTGGAACCACCAGGAGATATTTTCCGTGTAAGCAGTGGATTAAACCATGTTGAAACCAAGCcaagtcctgtatttgaaagtgAAGCCATCACTGCTTTTGTACCTGCAGTGGGGCAACCTAGCAAAGGCAACACTGGAGATATTAGGGAAAAGTGCTGTTTGGCTGAAACTCTCAAGTTTGATAGTAACAAAAACCTGATTAAGGGATTGGAAACTCTGCTGCCACGGATTGAGACAAAGGAAATATTAGAATTGAATTCCCTTGAAGTACCCTTCTCGCTGGAAGAATCAAAAGAATTCTTGGAATTGGAGTCCATTGAATTACAGCTTTCCATAACTGGTGAGGAGGCCAAAGAGATGGACCTGGAACCTCCCATGGCCCAGATTTCCCAAGGATGTGACTCAAAAATGACCCTGGAACAATTTACCGCACAACTCTCAAATGATTCTAAATCGGAACAGCTAGAACTAGAACCTCCAATAGTACCTCTGTCTCTAGATAAAGAGACTCATCCCTTTTCAAAGACAAGTCAAAAGTCTCAGGAAACTCTGTGTTCAGAGGACTCTGGAGAACCAAATCATCTAAAACCCTTTGGCAGATGCAAAATGCATTCCAAAACAGAGACTGCACATAACTTGTACAAAGAAGTGTTTACTGAGTACAAAAACAGACTTGCTGTTGAGTCTTTGACTCATTTGCTtcctgaagaagaaataaagacagaagaaaacCATGGGAATGCTTTAACAGACCATGCTACAG ctcAAATTGAGAATACCTATACTCTAGAAGGATTCACCATTGGTTCGAAATGTGTTGTCTGGTCAAGCCTAAGGAATACATGGTCTGAGTGTCAGATTTTGGAAATAGCTGATGAAGGTACCAAG